The proteins below are encoded in one region of bacterium:
- a CDS encoding class I SAM-dependent methyltransferase yields MIAYRPAKTQVQKRFQTLDARGARVQGPKRRKQRERQAVTGYYAGRLEGERLDACYALAGPRVRQYLEAEIAHLRSRLQPGWRVLELGCGTGRVTQRLLGDERQVTGIDTAPASLALAAAHTPLGAAAHWLRMDAVRLAFADGFFDAVACVQNGICAFGVDQAALLAEALRVLRPGGRAIFSSYADAFWPHRLAWFEAQAAAGLLGPLDLPACRDGYIVCSDGFRSGRVTPAGFAALCARIGVPGTVSEIDDSSVFCEIISTC; encoded by the coding sequence GCGTATCGGCCAGCAAAGACCCAGGTGCAGAAACGGTTCCAGACCCTTGACGCCCGCGGGGCGAGGGTCCAGGGTCCAAAGCGCAGGAAGCAAAGGGAGCGACAGGCCGTGACCGGCTACTACGCGGGCCGTCTGGAGGGAGAGCGCCTGGATGCCTGCTACGCGCTGGCCGGCCCGCGCGTGCGGCAGTACCTGGAGGCCGAGATTGCGCATCTGCGCTCGCGCCTCCAGCCCGGCTGGCGAGTGCTGGAACTGGGCTGCGGGACGGGACGCGTCACTCAGCGGCTGCTGGGCGACGAGCGGCAGGTCACGGGCATCGACACGGCGCCCGCAAGCCTGGCCCTGGCCGCCGCCCACACGCCACTGGGAGCGGCCGCCCACTGGCTCCGCATGGATGCTGTCCGGCTCGCTTTCGCGGATGGCTTTTTCGACGCCGTGGCCTGCGTGCAGAACGGCATCTGCGCCTTCGGCGTGGACCAGGCAGCGCTACTCGCCGAAGCACTGCGCGTGCTGCGCCCCGGGGGACGGGCGATCTTCTCGAGCTACGCCGATGCCTTCTGGCCCCACCGCCTCGCCTGGTTCGAGGCACAGGCCGCGGCCGGCCTGCTCGGACCGCTGGACCTGCCGGCCTGCCGCGATGGCTACATCGTCTGCTCGGACGGCTTCCGCTCGGGACGCGTGACGCCTGCCGGCTTCGCCGCGCTCTGCGCGCGCATCGGGGTGCCCGGCACAGTCTCCGAGATCGACGACTCGAGCGTCTTCTGCGAGATTATCAGTACATGCTA